The Podospora pseudocomata strain CBS 415.72m chromosome 1 map unlocalized CBS415.72m_1, whole genome shotgun sequence genome has a segment encoding these proteins:
- the RET3 gene encoding Golgi-to-ER vesicle coat component (EggNog:ENOG503P183; COG:U; BUSCO:EOG09264OBA) — protein sequence MAPGMSLYSVNAILILSSEDGSRIFSKWYNPPHQAANQQPSSTAAPASAQNPFADKTAQVRFEKALLQKTAKQTGDILLFDNRIVLYKMEADVAIYVVGGVEENEILLYNVLLALRDALHLLFKQSVDKRTIIENYDLVSLAIDEIVDDGVVLETDPTIIVQRCSKAPNQDTNLGRIDPFTEQGMNNLAQIGKSKILEWMR from the exons ATGGCCCCAGGAATGTCGCTGTACAGCGTCAACGCTATCC TAATCCTCTCCAGCGAAGACGGCTCCCGCATCTTCTCCAAATGGtacaaccctccccaccaagccGCCAACCAGCAGCCCTccagcaccgccgcccccgcctccgcccAGAACCCCTTCGCCGACAAGACGGCCCAAGTCCGTTTCGAGAaggccctcctccaaaagaCGGCCAAGCAAACAGGAGACATCCTTCTATTCGACAACCGGATCGTGCTTTATAAGATGGAGGCTG ACGTGGCAATCTACGTCGTCGGCGGCGTCGAAGAAAACGAAATCCTCCTCTACaacgtcctcctcgccctccgcgacgccctccacctcctcttcaagcAGTCGGTCGACAAGCGCACCATCATCGAGAACTACGacctcgtctccctcgccatcgacgagattgttgatgatggtgtggtctTGGAGACGGACCCGACTATCATCGTGCAGCGGTGCTCCAAGGCGCCAAATCAAGACACCAACCTGGGGCGTATTGACCCCTTCACCGAGCAGGGCATGAACAACTTGGCGCAAATAGGCAAGTCCAAGATTCTGGAGTGGATGCGGTAG